The sequence TGACGGCGATGAAGCTGAGCAAGTGGCAGCAGCAACCCCAAGTGAGAGNCTCTCTTATGGGTCCCAAATTCCTCATTTCATTTTCCAGAGATTAGAGaaagaagtttccaaaaaaaacaacaattaatcatctcaaaatataataatattcctAGTCCCCACTACCTAAGTACATAAAGCTATATATAAACTCCACTTTGAATCACCCAAggcaagaaaccaaaccaaaacagcatttacaaaacaaacaaagccaaaaaacaaaacagagtaacgATGTTTTCAGATcactcaccttcttcttcttcttcttcttcttcttcttcttcttcttcttcatctcaagACTTCCAAGAACACTTCATCAACAGTTTCGTCTCCAGAAAATTGCTTCAGCAACTCCCATTTGATCACACCACTGCTCAACAAGCTCATGACCCTGACAAGAACAACTTGAGCGGCAACGTTCTCCTCCTACTCTCTGTCCTTTTATGTGGTATCATCTGCTCCCTCGGGTTGCATTACATCATTCGTTGTGCATTCACACGTTCTCGAAGCTTCATGATCTCTGATCCCATCTCTAGCCCCTCGTCCACACCACGAGGTTCAGAAGTAACAAACAAAGGGATCAAGAAGAAAGCTCTCAAGATGTTCCCAGTAGTGAATTACTCACCAGAAACTAACCTGTCAGGGCTCGGCGATGAGTGTGTCATCTGTTTGTCTGATTTTGCTGCTGGAGAACAGCTACG comes from Camelina sativa cultivar DH55 chromosome 19, Cs, whole genome shotgun sequence and encodes:
- the LOC104765737 gene encoding RING-H2 finger protein ATL77-like, which gives rise to MFSDHSPSSSSSSSSSSSSSSSQDFQEHFINSFVSRKLLQQLPFDHTTAQQAHDPDKNNLSGNVLLLLSVLLCGIICSLGLHYIIRCAFTRSRSFMISDPISSPSSTPRGSEVTNKGIKKKALKMFPVVNYSPETNLSGLGDECVICLSDFAAGEQLRLLPKCNHGFHVRCIDKWLKQHMTCPKCRHCLVETCQKILGDGDEAEQVAAATPSERSIEIRIAPLEPEARVATFRESS